TCGATTCCCGTCTCCCGCTCCACAGATCCCCGCGGTGGCACGGGTGTTGCTACTTGACAGTCTGAAGATCCCATTGCCCGTGGCTGGGAGGCGATCGTGGAACATGGCCGGCGAACCCGCCTGAGAGTTCGGTCTCCCATGACCAGACCACTCGGCGCCGGGCTGCTGGTTGTGGCGTTCTTGTTGGGGGGCACAATCCCGTCCGGAGCCGCCGACCCCCTGGTGCGGCGTGCGGTCTCGACCTTCTTCCGCGACGCCGAGGTCCTCAGGGTCGACGTGGTCCCCGATCTGTACGAAGGCGGCTACGCGCGTGTGAGCGTGTACGCGGCGAACGCGACCCTGGCGGAGGGCGGGTTGCGCATCGACGAGGCGTGGACGCGCCTGGTGGGGGTCAGCTTCAACCCGAAGGCCCTGCGGGCGGGGGAGTTCCGGGTCGACGGCGTGCGGGACACGGCGATCCACATGCGCGTCAGCCTGCCCAACCTGGAACGCTATTTTGTGGAGCGAAACCCCTGGAAGGACATCCGGTTGTGGGCCCAGGACGGCTATCTCCACGGTCGGGGAACCGTGCCGCTGGGCGGCGTTCCCACGCGCGTTGAGCTGCGTGGTTTCTTCGCCGCCGGCAACACTCCGGAGCTGTACTTCTACGTGGATCGACTGCGCGTGAACGGCCTCCCGGTCCCCGACCCCTTGCTGCGTGAGATGGAACGGCGGTACAACCCGCTGCTGACGCAGGACGACTGGCCGGTCCGGTTCAAGCTCCGATCGGTGCGGTTGGTGGGGACGAACTTGATCGTCAGCAGCCAGTCCCACTTCGGCGACGGCTGCACGTTCTGCGGCGGCGGAGATCCTGGCACCCCAACCCCGTAGGCGGACTTCGGGCGGCCCCCACCCCGATCCCGTGCGCGCCTGCGAATCGGCGCGCGCACCGCGTGGGGACCGGCGCACACGGTCAGGAGCTGCGTGCCCCCGTCCTCCGACCGTAGGCCACCCAGCGCACCAGCAACGCAAGCCCCGCCAGCGCACCGACGGCCACACCGCCCCAGAACTCGCCCGTGCCCAGTGGGTCCACGGCGCCCTCCGCCCGGCGACGAAAGACGCCCCCCGGCGGAGGCGATTGTCCGGCTCTTCGGCAACCCGGCTGGCTGGCTGCGCACCAGCCCCGTGGCTTTGCGGACCGCCCTCGCGGACGGGGTGCCCTTTCGTGCCCGACTCTTTCGCATTATTCTACCCCGCTGCGGTGCGTCTTAGACCTGTGCCGGTCCGCTCATCGCACTCTGGCCCAGACCAGTACGCCGGCACCCACGGCGGTCAGGAAGATGGCCCCAGCCGCCACGTGCCTGTAAGGTACGTACGTGGGGTCGCAGTACCAGCGGTAGGCGCGTCCTTCCTGGACGATCGGACGCGGATCCCACAGGCCGGGCAGCCACCGGGTCGTACGCCGGGGACCGGCCTCACACCGCATGATCAAGACCACCCCCTGCTCGCCGAAGTGACCGTAGCCGGGCGCGTAGTCCGCTACATACGGACGGACGACGACGGCAAGGAAGATGCCTGCCAGCACCAACAGACCGCCCAGCCGTGTTCGACTCATTCCCGGTGCTCCAGATCCCGTCTCGCAGCGCAACGGCGTGGGAGGCTCGGGACGTCCGATCGTTGTACTTTGATTGTACGGCCCCCAGGGGGCGTGCCGGCCGATCGGGCACCGGTTGTGGAACACCCGGGAGGTGGGGGATGAAGGCGGTCGTTGCGATCCTGCTCATCAAGGCGGAACCCGGCAAGGCGCGGGAGGCGGCGAACGCGATTGCACGGATCCCAGGTTGCCGTCAGACCCACGTCGTCACAGGTCCGTACGACATCGTCTGCTTCGCGGAGGCCGACGACATCACCGCCTTGGGCGACATGGTGGTCGCGCGTGTGCAGACGGTGCCCGGCGTCCGCGACACCCTCACCTGCCTCGTAGTATAGTACCGAACGTCTGATCCCCATTCCCGATCCGTCCGGCGGGCAAGACACACCTCAACCCCCTAGGGTGGAGGCCAGCGGAATCGGGTCGGTATAATGAAGTGTTGAACCTCTGGAGGAAAGCGTTGCCCGACTTCCGGATGGTGACCGATCTCCCCCCGCGGGGCGACCAGCCTAAGGCCATCGCTGAACTCGTGGAGAGCATCGAGGCCGGAAACCGCTACACCACCCTGCTCGGCGTCACCGGCAGCGGGAAGACATATACGATGGCCGCCGCCATCGAGCGGATCAACCGACCGACTCTGGTCATCGCCCACAACAAGACGCTGGCGGCCCAGCTGTACGCCGAGTTCCGGCAGTTCTTCCCCCACAACGCGGTTCGCTACTTCGTCTCCTACTATGACTACTACCAGCCCGAGGCGTACATCCCGCAGACCGATCTGTACATCGCCAAGGACGCCAGCATCAACGACGAGATCGACCGGCTGCGGCACGCCTCGACCAAAGCGCTGATGGAGCGCCGCGACGTGATCGTGGTCGCCTCGGTCTCGTGCCTGTTCGGCCTGGGACAGCCTGAGCAGTACAGCGACGTGGTGCTGGTGGTCCGCCGGGGGGAGGGCCGGTCGCGCGACGAGATCCTGCGGCGGCTGGTGGACATCCAGTACGAGCGCAACGACGTGGACTTCGCCCGAGGGCGGTTCCGGGTCCGGGGCGACGTCGTCGAGGTCTTCCCCTCGTACGAGGATCGGGCGGTGCGGATCGAACTATTTGGGGAGGAGGTCGACCGCATCCTCGAACTCGATCCCCTGACCGGCGAAGTGCTCGAGGAGAAGAACGTCATCGCGGTCTGGCCGGCCAAGCACTGGGTCACCACCGAGGAACGGATGGAGCGGGCACTGCGGACGATCGAGGAGGAGCTGCACGAGCGCGTGGAGTGGTTTCGGCGACAGGGCAAGCTGCTGGAGGCCCAACGCCTGGAGTTCCGCACCCGCTACGACCTGGAGATGCTGCGGGAGACTGGGTACTGCCCGGGCATCGAGAACTACTCCCGCCACCTCGATGGTCGGGCGCCTGGCGAACGGCCAGGGTGCCTGATCGACTACTTCCCGCGCGACTTTTTGATGTTCATCGACGAGTCGCACGTGACAGTGCCGCAGATCCGCGGCATGCACGAGGGAGATCGGGTCCGGAAGAAGAACCTGGTCGACTTCGGCTTCCGGCTGCCCTCGGCGTACGACAACCGCCCGCTGCGCTGGGACGAGTTCGAGAGCCTCATCCGGCAGTGCGTCTTCGTGTCGGCCACACCGGGGCCGTTCGAGCTCGAGGTGTCCAGCCGGGTCGTCGAGCAGATCGTGCGCCCCACCGGGTTGGTGGACCCGCAGGTCGAGGTGCGGCCGGCGCGGGGCCAGGTGGATGACCTCATCGCGGAGGTTCGGGCTCAGGTGGAACGCGGCGAGCGGACGCTCGTGACCACCCTGACCAAACGCATGGCCGAGGACCTCACCTCCTACCTGCAGGAGATGGGTCTGAGGGTCCACTACCTGCACTCGGAGATCGACACGCTGGAGCGGGTGGCGATCCTCAAGGACCTTCGGATGGGCACCTACGACGTGCTGGTCGGCATCAACCTCCTGCGCGAAGGGCTGGACCTTCCGGAGGTGTCGCTGGTCGCGATCCTGGACGCGGACCGCGAGGGATATCTGCGCTCGGAGGTGTCGTTGATCCAGACGATGGGCAGGGCGGCGCGACACGTCGGCGGCCGCGTGATCCTCTATGCCGACGAGGTCACCGAATCGATGCGCCGGGCCATCGACGAGACCAACCGCCGCCGGGCGATCCAGTTGCGGCACAACGAAGAGCACGGGATCACGCCAGAATCGATCACCAAGCCGATCCGGGACCTGATCGAACTGCAGGCCGCCGAGGAGGCGGAGGCCTATCGGCCCACAGCCTCGGGCGAGATCCTGACGGCCGAAGAGATCATCAGCCTCGTGGAGCGGCAGGGAGCCACGGTGCCGTGGGACGTCGCACGGCTGCTGATGCTGTCACCCCAGGAACTTGAGCAGACGATCCAGCGGCTGGAAGCCGAGATGCGCCGCGCCGCGGCCAACCTGGAGTTCGAGAAGGCCGCCAGGTTGCGGGACCAGGTTGTGGAACTGAAGAGAGGACTGGGCGAGCCGTTCTTCGCGGGTCCGCGCCGAGCGGGTCTTCAGGCTGCGGGCCATTCGCGGCGCGGCACGCAGCGCGGCCGCGGTGGACGTCGCCGTGGTTGAGTCCGGGCCGCCGACCGCCGAGACCTGACGATGTCGTTGGATCGCATCATCGTTCGCGGTGCCCGCGAGCACAACCTCAAGAACATCACCGTCGAGATCCCGCGCGACAGACTCGTGGTGCTGACCGGGATCTCGGGGTCGGGCAAGTCCACCCTGGCCTTCGACACCATCTATGCCGAAGGGCAACGCAAGTACGTCGAGTCGCTGTCGGCCTACGCGCGCCAGTTCCTCGGTCTGATGGAAAAGCCGGACGTCGACTCGATCGACGGGCTGTCGCCGGCGGTGTCGATCGACCAGAAGGGTGCTCCCCGCAACCCGCGCTCGACGGTCGGCACCGTAACCGAGATCTACGACTACCTGAGGCTGCTGTACGCGCGGATCGGCCAGCCGCACTGCCCGGTCTGCGACCGCCCGATCCGTCGCCAGACCGCTGAGCAGATCGTCGACCGCCTGCTGGCCCTCCCCGAGGGGACCCGGATCTACGTGATGGGGCCGGTCGTCCGTGGTCGCAAGGGAGAGTACCGGCAGTTGTTCGAGGACCTTCGCCGGCAGGGGTTCGTGCGCGTCCGAGTGGACGGGGTGCTGTACGAGTTGACCGAGCCGATCCCACTGGACCGCAACCGCAAGCATGACATCGAAGTCGTGGTCGATCGCATCGTCGCCAAGCCGGAGGTCCGTTCCCGGCTCAACGACTCGATCGAAACCGCGCTCAAGCTCGGCCAGGGCCTGGTGCACGTCTGGAGGGAAGGGGACAGTTCGGGGATTGCCGCGTCGGGGGACCTCATGGTGTTCTCGACCGCGTTCGCCTGCCCCGACCACGGGACGACGCTTCCGGAGATCGAGCCGCGGATCTTCTCCTTCAACAGCCCGTACGGCGCTTGCCCCACGTGCTCGGGCCTGGGCTACAAGCAGGAAGTCGATCCCGACCTGGTGCTGGACCTGGACAAGTCCCTGGCCGACGGAGCCGTGGTGCCGTGGGCGGCGTCGACCAGCGAGTACTACGACCAGTTGCTCCGCTCGCTCGCGCAGGCGTACGGGGTGGACTGGAAGACGCCACTGCGCAAACTGCCCAAGTCGTTTGTCCGGGTTCTGCTGCACGGTTCCGAGGAACCGATCCGCGTGCGCTACCACAATCGCTACGGCGCGCTGCGGATCTACGACACGCAGTTCGAAGGGGTGGTGGTGCATCTCGAACGCCGCTACGCGGAGACCGATTCGGACTACGTCAAAGAAGAGATCGAGAAGTACATGAGCACGGCGGCCTGCCCCCGGTGTCGGGGCACGCGCCTGAAGCCCGAGAGCCTCACCGTACGCGTGGGCGGCAAGAACATCGCCGAGCTCACGGCGCTGACCGTGCGTCGTTCGCTGGAGTTCTTCGAGGAGCTGCGGCTGACGGAGCGCGAGGAGCGGATCGGCCAGCAGATCCTCAAGGAGGTGCGCTCGCGCCTGGGGTTCCTTGTGAACGTGGGGCTCGACTACCTGACGCTGGACCGCACGGCGAACACTCTCAGCGGCGGAGAGGCGCAGCGCATCCGGTTGGCCACTCAGATCGGTTCCGGGTTGATGGGAGTGCTGTACGTGCTGGACGAGCCGAGCGTCGGGCTGCACCAGCGCGACAACCGCAGGCTCATCGAGACGCTCAAGAGGCTGCGGGATCTGGGCAACACCATCCTAGTGGTGGAGCACGACGAGGACACGATTCGATCGGCCGACTGGATCGTGGACATCGGCCCCGGCGCAGGGCGCGACGGGGGCGAGATCGTCGCGAGCGGCACGGTGGAAGACGTGATCCGCGAGCCACGCTCCGTCACCGGCAAGTTCCTGTCCGGCGAGCGGAGCATCGCGGTCCCCTCCCGCCGCCGCCCACCGCGGGAGGAGCGGGTGGTCGTGCGCGGGGCCCGGGAGCACAACCTCAAGAACATCGACGTGTCCTTCCCCCTGAGCGTCTTTTGCGCGGTCACCGGAGTCTCGGGCTCCGGGAAGTCCACCCTGGTCGACGACATCCTCTACCGCGCGCTGGCGCAGCGGGTGATGGGGACGCGTCTGCGCGCGGGCGACCACGACACGGTGGAAGGATGGCATCACATCGACAAGGTGATTGACATCGACCAGTCGCCGATAGGCCGGACACCGCGGAGCAACCCCGCGACCTACACGAAGACGTTCGACCTCATCCGCGAGCTGTTCGCGTCGACCCCTGAGGCTCGGGTCCGCGGGTACGGCCCGGGCCGGTTCTCGTTCAACGTGCGCGGGGGCCGGTGCGAGGCGTGCGAGGGAGACGGGATCGTGCAGATCGAGATGCACTTCCTGCCGGACGTCTACGTTCCGTGCGAGGTCTGCAAGGGCAAGCGCTACAACCGCGAGACGCTGCAGGTCCTCTACAAGGGCAAGAACATCACCGACGTGCTGGAGATGACGGTGGATGAGGCGCTGGCGTTCTTTGACGCGATCCCCCGCATCCGCCGCAAGCTGCAGACGCTACAGGACGTGGGGCTGGGCTACATCCAGCTCGGCCAGCCCGCCACGACGCTGTCTGGCGGCGAGGCGCAGCGCGTCAAGCTGGCGACCGAGCTGTCGCGCCGGGATACCGGCAGGACGCTGTACATCCTCGACGAGCCGACCGTGGGGCTGCACTTCGCGGACGTCGAACGTCTGCTCAACGTCCTGCACCGGCTGGTGGACGCGGGGAACACCGTCGTCGTGATCGAGCACAACCTGGACGTGATCAAGACGGCCGACTGGATCATCGATCTTGGACCGGAAGGCGGCGACTTCGGCGGGACGGTGATCGCCGAGGGGACTCCCGAGGAAGTGGCCGCGATGGACCACTCCTACACCGGCCAGTTCCTCCGGCGGGTGCTGGACCCCCAGAAGGTGGAGGCCGCGCGCCGGGCGCTGGCACGCCGGGACGGCCAGCGCGGCGCTGTATCGGAACTGCTTGGAGCAGTGCACCAGCCCGCCGGTGCGGGCCGCGGGCTGCGCCGCTGATCGGCGTGGCGGCGGGGTGTGTTTTCTATCGCCCTGCCGCAGACGCGAGGACGGTCCCGATGCGCCGGGCGGCTTCCCGCAGTCTTGCCGGATCCTGCACGAGCGCGAACCGGACGTACCCCAGCCCGCCCGGGCCAAACCCCTGCCCGGGCGACACCGCCACCCCGGTCCGGCGGCAGAGTTCGACCGCGAACCGGACGTCGTCCGCCTCGCCGGGCACGCGTGCCCACAGGTACATCGTGGCTTGCGGGGTCGGGACCTCCCACCCGACCTCGCGCAGAGCGACGACGAGGGTGTCCCGCCGCTCGCGAAAGACCTCCACTCGCGAACGCACCCAATCGGCGGGCTGTTCTAGGGCCGCCATCCCCATGCGGAGGATCCCCAGGTACACGTTGAAATCCAGCGCCGCCTTGACGGTCTCCAGGGCCGCGATCGTCTCCGCGTCTCCGACTGCGAAGGCCAACCGGAACCCGCCCATGTGGTACGACTTCGATAGCGTGAAGAACTCGACGGTGTGGTCGTACGGTCCCACCAGTGCCAGCGGCGAGGGCGCGCGGCCGTCGAACACCATGTCGACGTAGGGGTTGTCGTGCACGAGCATCAGGCCGTGTCGCCGGGCGAAGGCCAGGGCGCGGGAAAAGTAGGAGTCGTCGGCCACCGCAGCCGTGGGGTTGCTCGGGTAGTTGAGCAGCAGGACCCGGGCCCGCTCCGCCACGGCGTCCGGGATTGCAGACAGGTCGGCGAGCCCGTCCGCACCGAGAGGGATTGGATACGTCTGCAGGCCGGCGATCGCGGCCATTCCCCAGTACGGGGGGTAGCAGACCGCCGGCAACAGCAGGGTATCCCCAGGATCCGTGATGGCAAGGAGGAGGTGGCCGATGCCCTCCTGGCTTCCGATGAGCGCCAGCATCTCTTGCTTGGGATCGAAGCGGCGTCCAAACCGACGCTCGTACCAGCGGGATGCCGCCTCGAGGAAGGGGAGCGTCGCCGAGCGGAGCGTGTAGCCGTAGGTCGAGGAGTCGTCGAGCGCCTGGCGCAGCGCCTCGAGGGCGGTCGGCGGCGGCCCCAGGTCGCTCGATCCCAGCGAGAGGTCGATGATCTCGAGCCCCGCCTGGGCCGCGTCCTGCTTGGCTCGGTCCATCAGGAGGAACACCGACTCCGGGATCGCCTTCGCCCTGCTGGACATCCATCTGCGCATGAGCAGCCCTCCTCGCTTTTCGTCCAGTTTAGCGTACGCCCCACGCGGCCAATGCGTCGCAAGGACGCGGTCCGCCTGCCGACGAAAGCTGCTCCCATGGACGTCGAAGTCTATCGCAAGGCGGTTCGGGTGGGTGGAGCGGGCGGGACGGTGACGCTGTCGGTCGTGGACGTTCCCGGCGGCCAGCCGGACCGAACGATGGTGTTCGTCCACGGGCTGGGGGGCGAGGCAGGGCACTGGCAGCGGCAGCTGACGCACTTTTACGGCCGCGCGCGCCTGATCGCCCCCGACCTCCGCGGTCACGGTCGATCGGAACGCCCCCCCGGTGGCTACACGATCGACCGCTTCCGGGCCGACCTCGCGGCCATGATGGATGCGCTGGCCGTCGGGCGGGCCGTGCTCGTCGCGCACTCCTTCGGCGGAGCGGTCGCCGCGGAGTTCGCGGCATCGGCGCCGGAGCGCGTCGAGGCGATCGTGCTGATCGCGACTCCCGCACGGTTTCGGCTGCGCCTGCGCTGGCGGCTCGTGCTGCGTCTGCCCGCGCCGCTGCTGGCGCTGTTGGCGCCGCTGGGCAGCGACCGGGCCGCCGCGCCGGCATACGTCCTCCACCGCTGCTACCGCGAGGCGCTGGTGGGCTGGTCGGGACCTCGGACGCTGGGTCGGCTGTCGGTGCCGGCACTGGTGGTGTACGGCGACCGGGATCCCACCGTGCACGTCCGATACCTGGAACAGACCGCGCATGCGATTCCGGGTGCGGAGCGCCTCCAGCTGCCGGGGCGACGTCACCTCCTGATGCGCGACGACGCGGAGGAGGTCAACCGCGCGATCGAAGCGTTCCTGGTCCGGCGGCTCCGAGCCTCTGCGTCGGGAGGTCGGGCATGAGTCGGCCTGCGCTGGAGCCCGACGATGTCGCCCCGCTGCTCGAAGTGCAAGCGCGCAGCTTCGCCCGGGCGGGACCGCGGATCCGCCAGTCCTATCCACCATCCCGGGCGATGGACGCACGGCGCATGGCCGACTTCCTCGGGTCGCACCGCCACGCGGTGCTCGCCACGGCGCGCCCGGACGGGCGACCCCAAGCCGCGCCCGTTTCCTACCTCGTGTGGCGAGGAGCCTTCTGGATCGCGCTGGTGGCCGGGGCGCGGGAGCGCAACCTGCGTGCCAACCCCTACGCCTCGCTCGTCCTGGTGGAAGGCGAGGGCCGACGGCACCGCGCGTTGATCGCCAACGGGCCGGTCGTCCTGCACGATCCCCGACACATCCACGAGATCGGCGAAGGGCTCGCGGCCGCCTGGGCGAAGCGGTTCCGCCAGCCGCCCACCTGGGCCGCCGTCCTGGTCGAACTCCGGCCCGCGCGCCTGTACTCCTACGGTCAGGCATCGTAGGAGTTCGAGCGGGCCCCGATGGGGCTCGCAGACGAGAAGCTCCAGTTGCGCCTGTATCATTAATAGGCAAAGACATGCCGACGGTCGCCAGCCTCGAAGAGAAGTTGCGGGCGCTGCCGCCCAGACCCGGCGTCTACCTGCTGCGCGACGCCGCCGGCAGGGTGATCTATGTCGGCAAGGCGTCGTCGCTGCGCAGGCGGGTGCGCGCGTACTTCCAGGACCCGATGACGGTGGAGTCACCGCGCACGCGCCACCTCATGGGCAGGATCTTCGACTTTGACGTCGTGGCCTGCGCCAACGAGGTCGAGGCGCTGATCCTGGAGACGAACCTCATCAAGCAGCACCGGCCCCGGTACAACGTGCGGATGGCAGACGACAAGGCCTACCCATACCTGAAGCTCACGAACGAAGCCTATCCGAGAATCGTCATGACCCGCCGCATCGCGCGCGACGGTGCCAAGTACTTCGGCCCGTATCCGTACCACGAACCGAAGCTCGTCGGCCGGACCATCCGCACCCTGCGGAAGCTGTTCAAGTTGCGCACCTGCCACATCGAGATCGACCGCACGCTGCCCCGTCCGTGCCTCGACTACGCGATCGGCCAGTGCAGCGCGCCGTGCGTCGCGTGGGGCGCCACGCCCGAGCAGTACGCGGAGCAGGTTCGGCAGGTGGCCCTGTTCCTGGAAGGACGCCAGGAAGACCTGGTTGCCAGCCTCCGCCGCCAGATGGAGGACGCCGCGGCCGCGATGGAGTACGAGCGCGCGGCCGTCCTGCGGGACCAGATCCGGGCCATCGAGGCGATCCGCGAGCGGCAGCGCATCAGCGGGACGGGGCTGGAGGACCGGGACGTGGTGGGGGTCTACGCGGAAGGCGACGACGCATGCGCCCAGGTCTTCTTCGTCCGCGACGGCCGGCTGAGCGGCCGAGAACACTTCTTTCTGACCGGCGCGCAGGGGCACTCGACAGCCGAGGTCGTGCGGAACTTCCTCGAACAGTACTACGAGTTCGCGACGGCGATCCCACGCGAAGTCCTCATCCCGGAGCCCGTCGCGGACCGGGACGTCATCGCCGACTGGCTGTCGCAGCGGCGCGGGGGCCGCGTGGCCGTCACCGTACCCCAGCGGGGCGACAAGCGGCGCCTGGTCGAGATGGCGCGGGAGAATGCACGCCTTGCGCTGGAGCAGGAGCGCGCACGCCTGGTTGGCCGTGAGGGGGCGGCGGTGCGTGCGCTGCAGCAGGTCCTGGAGCTGGACGAACCGCCGTTCCGGATCGAGTGCTACGACGTCTCCAACTTGCAGCGCGGCGAAGCGGTGGCGGCGATGATCACCTTCGAAGGCGGGAGGCCGAAGAAGGACGCCTACCGGCGTTTCGGGATCAAGTGGACGGAGGGTCCCGACGACGTGGGGATGCTGCGCGAGACCCTGCGCCGCCGGTTCGTGCGCGCGCGCGAGGAGCAGGACAGACTGGACCGGGACGAGCCCATCCGGCCCAAGTGGTCGGTGTTGCCGGATCTCCTCGTCATCGACGGGGGTCGGGCACAACTGGCGGCGGCGCAGGAGGTGCTGTTCGAGTTCAACCTGCCGATCCCCGCGGTCGCGCTCGCCAAGCGGGAGGAGCTGCTGTTCCGGACCGGTCGACAAGAGCCGCTGAGCCTGGGCAAGGACTCCGCCGCGCTGCACCTGTTGCAGCGCATCCGCGACGAGGCGCACCGGTTCGCCAACGCCTACCATCAGAGACTGCGCGGCCGCAGGATCGTCTACTCGGTGCTCGACGAGATCCCGGGGATCGGGGAGAAGCGCAAGCGTGAGTTGATCCGCCGCTTCGGATCAGTCCGCAGGATCCGCGAGAGCACCGAAGCAGACGTCGCCGAGGTGGTCGGCCCCAAGGTGGCGCGGAAAGTGATGGCGTTCCTGCGGGGCCACGACCTGCCGGCCTATAAGGAGCAAGCGGTCCGGTGAAGGTTCGCGGCATCTGCCCGTTGACGGGCGCGGCCAGCGTGTGCTACAAACGGCGATACGTGAGGCGACGAAGGGGCCAGTAGGGGAGGCCGGTCCGAAAGCGAGCCGGGCCCGGCGGGTGTGAGGCCAGGTCGGCACCGCTCCCCCAAACCCACCCCCAAGCCGCGGGTGAGGACGCCGTCGGCCACGACGGCGGGCAAGTCCGCCGGGTGAGCCCGTGACAGCTCGCAAGAGGTGGTCGGTGCTCGACCCCATGTGCGGAGGGCACCGGCCGAAGCCAAGGTGGTACCGCGGACAGCCTCCGCCCTTGCGGCGGGGGCATTTTGTTTGGAGGCAGGGCATGTACGCACGGATCGATCGCCACCTGGGGTTCGTGGGGGCGGGCAACATGGCCGAAGCGCTGATCGCCGGCCTGGTCGCCGGCGGATCCGTCGGACCCGAGCGGATCTGGGTGGTCAACCGGTCCGACCGGGCGCGCCTTCAGCGCGTCGTCGGGACTTACGGGGTGCGGCCCGCGGTCGACAAGGCGGAGCTGTGCGAGCGCGCCGATGTCGTCGTGCTGGCCGTCAAGCCCAAAGACGTCCCGGAAGCCGTCGATCAGCTGAAGCCCCACATCCGATTCTCCCACCGCGTGCTGTCGGTGGTCGCCGGCTTGACGATCGCGTCGCTGGAGGCCTCGTTCCCCCGGGTTGGGGTGGTGCGCGCCATGCCGAACACGCCGTCAGCGGTCCGCGAGGGGATCGCGGCGTTCGCGCTAGGATCCTGCTGCACCCGCGACGACGCGGTGTGGACGCAGGCGATTCTGACGTCGGTGGGAAGGGCCATCGAGGTCCCGGAGCAGCTTTTGGACGCGGTGACCGGGCTGTCGGGCAGCGGTCCGGCGTACGTCTTCTTCCTCGTCGAGAGCATGATCGAAGCCGGTGTGCGCGCCGGCCTTTCGCCGGACGTGGCCCGCGACCTGGTGATCCAGACCGTGTTCGGTGCGGCGCGGATGCTGCGCGAGACCGGCGCCGACCCGGCAGAGCTGCGGCGCCGGGTCACTTCGCCCGGCGGTACGACCATGGCCGGTCTCGGCGCACTCGAGGAACGCGATGTGCGCGGAGCCGTCGTGGAAGCCGTCCGTCGTGCCGCGCACCGGGCGCGGGAATTGGCGAAGTAGCGGCGAGGTCATATGCGGCCGGGCCCTTGACGGGCGAGTGCCCCCCGCAGACGCTTGAGCCATGCGGGTTGCATTCCAGGGCGAGCGGGGCGCGTTCAGCGAAGAAGC
Above is a window of Armatimonadota bacterium DNA encoding:
- a CDS encoding alpha/beta hydrolase, with the protein product MDVEVYRKAVRVGGAGGTVTLSVVDVPGGQPDRTMVFVHGLGGEAGHWQRQLTHFYGRARLIAPDLRGHGRSERPPGGYTIDRFRADLAAMMDALAVGRAVLVAHSFGGAVAAEFAASAPERVEAIVLIATPARFRLRLRWRLVLRLPAPLLALLAPLGSDRAAAPAYVLHRCYREALVGWSGPRTLGRLSVPALVVYGDRDPTVHVRYLEQTAHAIPGAERLQLPGRRHLLMRDDAEEVNRAIEAFLVRRLRASASGGRA
- a CDS encoding Lrp/AsnC ligand binding domain-containing protein, translating into MKAVVAILLIKAEPGKAREAANAIARIPGCRQTHVVTGPYDIVCFAEADDITALGDMVVARVQTVPGVRDTLTCLVV
- the uvrB gene encoding excinuclease ABC subunit UvrB; protein product: MPDFRMVTDLPPRGDQPKAIAELVESIEAGNRYTTLLGVTGSGKTYTMAAAIERINRPTLVIAHNKTLAAQLYAEFRQFFPHNAVRYFVSYYDYYQPEAYIPQTDLYIAKDASINDEIDRLRHASTKALMERRDVIVVASVSCLFGLGQPEQYSDVVLVVRRGEGRSRDEILRRLVDIQYERNDVDFARGRFRVRGDVVEVFPSYEDRAVRIELFGEEVDRILELDPLTGEVLEEKNVIAVWPAKHWVTTEERMERALRTIEEELHERVEWFRRQGKLLEAQRLEFRTRYDLEMLRETGYCPGIENYSRHLDGRAPGERPGCLIDYFPRDFLMFIDESHVTVPQIRGMHEGDRVRKKNLVDFGFRLPSAYDNRPLRWDEFESLIRQCVFVSATPGPFELEVSSRVVEQIVRPTGLVDPQVEVRPARGQVDDLIAEVRAQVERGERTLVTTLTKRMAEDLTSYLQEMGLRVHYLHSEIDTLERVAILKDLRMGTYDVLVGINLLREGLDLPEVSLVAILDADREGYLRSEVSLIQTMGRAARHVGGRVILYADEVTESMRRAIDETNRRRAIQLRHNEEHGITPESITKPIRDLIELQAAEEAEAYRPTASGEILTAEEIISLVERQGATVPWDVARLLMLSPQELEQTIQRLEAEMRRAAANLEFEKAARLRDQVVELKRGLGEPFFAGPRRAGLQAAGHSRRGTQRGRGGRRRG
- a CDS encoding pyridoxamine 5'-phosphate oxidase family protein, which gives rise to MSRPALEPDDVAPLLEVQARSFARAGPRIRQSYPPSRAMDARRMADFLGSHRHAVLATARPDGRPQAAPVSYLVWRGAFWIALVAGARERNLRANPYASLVLVEGEGRRHRALIANGPVVLHDPRHIHEIGEGLAAAWAKRFRQPPTWAAVLVELRPARLYSYGQAS
- the uvrA gene encoding excinuclease ABC subunit UvrA; the protein is MSLDRIIVRGAREHNLKNITVEIPRDRLVVLTGISGSGKSTLAFDTIYAEGQRKYVESLSAYARQFLGLMEKPDVDSIDGLSPAVSIDQKGAPRNPRSTVGTVTEIYDYLRLLYARIGQPHCPVCDRPIRRQTAEQIVDRLLALPEGTRIYVMGPVVRGRKGEYRQLFEDLRRQGFVRVRVDGVLYELTEPIPLDRNRKHDIEVVVDRIVAKPEVRSRLNDSIETALKLGQGLVHVWREGDSSGIAASGDLMVFSTAFACPDHGTTLPEIEPRIFSFNSPYGACPTCSGLGYKQEVDPDLVLDLDKSLADGAVVPWAASTSEYYDQLLRSLAQAYGVDWKTPLRKLPKSFVRVLLHGSEEPIRVRYHNRYGALRIYDTQFEGVVVHLERRYAETDSDYVKEEIEKYMSTAACPRCRGTRLKPESLTVRVGGKNIAELTALTVRRSLEFFEELRLTEREERIGQQILKEVRSRLGFLVNVGLDYLTLDRTANTLSGGEAQRIRLATQIGSGLMGVLYVLDEPSVGLHQRDNRRLIETLKRLRDLGNTILVVEHDEDTIRSADWIVDIGPGAGRDGGEIVASGTVEDVIREPRSVTGKFLSGERSIAVPSRRRPPREERVVVRGAREHNLKNIDVSFPLSVFCAVTGVSGSGKSTLVDDILYRALAQRVMGTRLRAGDHDTVEGWHHIDKVIDIDQSPIGRTPRSNPATYTKTFDLIRELFASTPEARVRGYGPGRFSFNVRGGRCEACEGDGIVQIEMHFLPDVYVPCEVCKGKRYNRETLQVLYKGKNITDVLEMTVDEALAFFDAIPRIRRKLQTLQDVGLGYIQLGQPATTLSGGEAQRVKLATELSRRDTGRTLYILDEPTVGLHFADVERLLNVLHRLVDAGNTVVVIEHNLDVIKTADWIIDLGPEGGDFGGTVIAEGTPEEVAAMDHSYTGQFLRRVLDPQKVEAARRALARRDGQRGAVSELLGAVHQPAGAGRGLRR
- a CDS encoding aminotransferase class I/II-fold pyridoxal phosphate-dependent enzyme yields the protein MRRWMSSRAKAIPESVFLLMDRAKQDAAQAGLEIIDLSLGSSDLGPPPTALEALRQALDDSSTYGYTLRSATLPFLEAASRWYERRFGRRFDPKQEMLALIGSQEGIGHLLLAITDPGDTLLLPAVCYPPYWGMAAIAGLQTYPIPLGADGLADLSAIPDAVAERARVLLLNYPSNPTAAVADDSYFSRALAFARRHGLMLVHDNPYVDMVFDGRAPSPLALVGPYDHTVEFFTLSKSYHMGGFRLAFAVGDAETIAALETVKAALDFNVYLGILRMGMAALEQPADWVRSRVEVFRERRDTLVVALREVGWEVPTPQATMYLWARVPGEADDVRFAVELCRRTGVAVSPGQGFGPGGLGYVRFALVQDPARLREAARRIGTVLASAAGR